acagttcaaggtctgcacatgtggacaaatacAAGTTGATTTGGATATCATTACAGTGATATCCGCTGGACGTAGGGGAGGTAACCAAATGAACATCCCTAGGTTTATGACGATGTAGCAACAGGGCCAGATATTATGTACCAATTGCCAACAGACAGCACTCCAGGAATACGCTTCACCTGGGTCTGGGAAACAGCTGTCAAACACTGTGTCAACCACTAGCCCAGATTAGCATCTAGACAAAGTGGCTTACCTGAGGATTCGCTGGTTCTCTTCTCCGGCCTGTGAGCGCTGGAGGCAGAACGCCGATGGGACTGGGAGGGGCTGTGCCGGCCAGAGGTGTGGGGGGTGTGTCCATGGGAGGTGGGCGGAGAGATCCTTCTGCTTCGGTccggagggggggtgggggaccAGGACAAGGAACGGGACACMGAGCGGGAGGGAGAGCGTTCTAGGGAATGCCAGGTGGCACAGGCATCCTGACCTTGAGACGGGTCCCTCCTGGTTTGGggcaaagaggggagagaggagtcaGAAGAACAATATGACATTATATGTGATTCAAAGACCCAGTGACATACAACACCACKAGAGMAAAATGATAGGTGGTTTGTCAGTTGCACAGTTGTAATCTAAAAAAAGGTACGATTGGACAATCAGGGTGAAAAATAGGTAGTCCTACATTTTAGGAACATCTCTCACCTTGGGACATTTGGATTCCAGTCTGGATACCTTTgggggagaaagaagagacatGAGTACATCATCCATGGGTTATTGTTGAGTATTAATGGGTTAGTTAactctaaaagtctaagccgttGTGGGGGAGGGGTACTAAGCTaacatgtggaattgttttaacttctctagggtagggggcagcatttggaattctggatgaaaagcatgcccaaattaaactgcctgctactcgggcccagaagatatgatatgcatataactggtagatttagatagaaaacactctaaagtttccaaaactgttaaaatagtgtctaagtataacagaactgatttagcaggcgaaaacctgagaaaaatctatTCAGGGTGTAGGAttctttttggttttgtagttttctattcaatgccattacagtatccattgacttaggactcaaattgcagttcctatgccttccactagatgtcaacagtctttagaaattgtttcaggcttgtattctgaaaaatgagggagtaagagcagtctgaatgagtggaccctgcagtgtcacagagctttttcatgcacgcgaccgagagagtggctttcatgtttaccttttatattgacgacgttattgtccggttaaaatattatcgattatttaggctaaaaacaacctgaggattgaatataaaaacAATTCGGTTTGATCATGTTTCTGATGTTTAGGACTTTATT
This genomic interval from Salvelinus sp. IW2-2015 unplaced genomic scaffold, ASM291031v2 Un_scaffold9569, whole genome shotgun sequence contains the following:
- the LOC139027311 gene encoding uncharacterized protein codes for the protein MMYSCLFFLPQRYPDWNPNVPRRDPSQGQDACATWHSLERSPSRSVSRSLSWSPTPPPDRSRRISPPTSHGHTPHTSGRHSPSQSHRRSASSAHRPEKRTSESSGISTGSSSREGLKRFQK